In one Pseudodesulfovibrio tunisiensis genomic region, the following are encoded:
- a CDS encoding helix-turn-helix transcriptional regulator produces MSKKTGGGKPQRYMQPSLLMVLRDGPSYGYELIQRIAEFGFLRGDAPPGMVYRHLRQMDEDGLVRSEWDAEGDGPAKRVYSVTAEGLEVLDAWIHHMERQRDALDNFIRLYREKKEE; encoded by the coding sequence ATGTCGAAAAAAACCGGAGGCGGCAAGCCTCAACGTTACATGCAGCCATCGCTGCTCATGGTGCTTCGGGATGGTCCGTCCTACGGATATGAATTGATTCAGCGCATTGCGGAGTTCGGATTTCTGCGCGGGGATGCGCCCCCGGGCATGGTGTATCGGCATCTGCGGCAGATGGACGAGGACGGGCTGGTGCGGTCCGAATGGGATGCCGAGGGCGACGGCCCGGCCAAGCGCGTGTATTCGGTTACGGCCGAAGGGCTGGAAGTGCTCGACGCGTGGATTCATCACATGGAACGCCAGCGCGACGCTCTGGACAATTTCATCCGGTTGTATCGCGAGAAAAAGGAGGAATGA
- the argB gene encoding acetylglutamate kinase: MKKEPINQRDMKRYQHQAKSIIETLPYISEFYGETVVVKYGGNAMIDEELKRAFALNIILLKYIGINPVVVHGGGPQIGQMLEALHIPTVFRQGYRVTDEAAMDVVEMVLAGKVNKQIVNLINLHGGKAVGLSGKDGLLLRAEPKELAIEKEDAAPEIIDLGKVGEVAEVNVGVIRSLEREGFIPVIAPVGVDEHGNTYNINADSVAGAVAAALKAKRLHLLTDVAGLLDRNGELITSMTRTEAFQAIENGTATGGMIPKLKCCLEALPHVEKAHIIDGRVENCVLLELFTQSGIGTEIVED; encoded by the coding sequence ATGAAGAAAGAGCCCATCAACCAGCGCGACATGAAGCGGTATCAGCATCAGGCCAAGTCCATCATCGAGACCCTGCCTTACATCTCCGAATTCTACGGGGAGACCGTGGTGGTCAAGTACGGCGGCAACGCCATGATCGACGAGGAGCTCAAGCGCGCGTTTGCCTTGAATATCATCCTGCTGAAGTACATCGGCATCAATCCCGTGGTCGTGCACGGCGGCGGACCGCAGATCGGCCAGATGCTTGAAGCCCTGCACATTCCCACCGTGTTTCGTCAGGGCTATCGCGTTACGGACGAGGCTGCCATGGACGTTGTGGAAATGGTGCTCGCAGGCAAGGTCAACAAGCAGATCGTGAATCTCATCAATCTGCACGGCGGCAAGGCCGTGGGCCTGTCCGGCAAGGACGGCCTGCTCCTTCGCGCCGAGCCCAAGGAACTTGCCATTGAAAAGGAGGACGCCGCGCCCGAGATCATCGATCTGGGCAAGGTGGGCGAGGTTGCCGAGGTCAATGTCGGCGTGATCCGTTCCCTCGAACGCGAAGGATTCATTCCGGTCATTGCGCCCGTGGGTGTGGACGAGCACGGCAATACCTACAACATCAATGCGGATTCCGTTGCCGGAGCCGTGGCTGCCGCGCTCAAGGCCAAGCGCTTGCATCTGCTCACGGATGTGGCCGGACTGCTCGACCGGAACGGCGAGCTCATCACGTCCATGACCCGCACCGAGGCGTTTCAGGCCATTGAAAATGGCACTGCCACCGGCGGCATGATTCCCAAGCTCAAGTGCTGCCTCGAAGCCCTGCCGCACGTGGAAAAGGCGCACATCATCGATGGGCGCGTGGAGAACTGCGTGCTGCTGGAATTGTTCACCCAATCAGGGATAGGCACCGAAATCGTCGAAGACTAG
- a CDS encoding TOBE domain-containing protein, whose translation MKGLLQKLLEQAERDAEVRGVALSRAFSVPDDVPYLNTLQLAALEKEFRDWAEKAGRRDFRASRRRMLLLFLLLRHTGMRLGEAVALNDRGDVDAEEKLVRVQSEKKGVREIPVPRSLIRELEQAGADSDLKPFAGHLFALEPAHVRKTCYAMAKAAGFDRTLGAPGILRRSRAIEMLREGMPLPVAHRLLGMADAGLPSRVMELSPSDVTRSAQYYLDRENRKKTSARNRFYGRIARINRGDIQSEVVLEALGGHVLSSVITNVSLDGLALSEGGYATAEVKAPWVVVMRADSRPDSGAANTFAGRVTSVNRGAVSTEVEVALDDESSVCSVITEESRKRLDLSPGDSAWVLFSAFSVILTP comes from the coding sequence ATGAAAGGTTTGCTGCAAAAGCTTCTGGAGCAGGCGGAGCGTGATGCCGAGGTCCGGGGAGTCGCCCTGTCCCGGGCGTTTTCCGTACCGGATGACGTGCCGTATCTGAATACGCTGCAACTGGCCGCTCTGGAAAAGGAGTTCCGCGACTGGGCGGAAAAGGCGGGCCGCCGCGATTTTCGTGCGTCGAGGAGGCGCATGCTGCTGCTGTTTCTGCTGCTTCGGCATACCGGAATGCGGTTGGGCGAAGCCGTGGCTCTGAACGACCGTGGCGACGTGGACGCGGAAGAAAAGCTGGTGCGTGTTCAGTCGGAGAAAAAGGGCGTTCGGGAAATTCCGGTGCCGCGTTCCCTGATCCGTGAACTGGAGCAGGCCGGAGCCGATTCGGATCTGAAGCCGTTCGCCGGACATCTGTTTGCGCTGGAGCCCGCACATGTGCGCAAGACCTGCTATGCCATGGCCAAGGCCGCCGGATTCGACAGAACGCTGGGCGCGCCTGGAATCCTGCGGCGGTCACGGGCCATCGAGATGCTGCGCGAGGGCATGCCCCTGCCTGTGGCCCATCGCCTTCTCGGCATGGCCGACGCGGGATTGCCGTCCCGGGTCATGGAGCTTTCCCCTTCGGACGTGACCCGGTCCGCGCAGTATTACCTTGACCGCGAAAACCGCAAGAAGACCAGCGCGCGCAACCGGTTCTACGGACGCATTGCCCGCATCAACCGGGGCGACATCCAGTCCGAGGTCGTTCTGGAGGCCTTGGGCGGCCATGTGCTGTCCTCGGTCATCACCAATGTCAGTCTGGACGGGCTGGCCCTGTCCGAAGGCGGTTATGCCACTGCCGAGGTCAAGGCGCCGTGGGTCGTGGTCATGCGTGCGGACAGCCGCCCGGATTCGGGCGCGGCCAACACCTTTGCCGGGCGCGTGACATCCGTGAACCGGGGCGCGGTGTCCACGGAAGTGGAGGTTGCGCTGGACGACGAAAGTTCGGTCTGTTCCGTGATCACCGAGGAGAGTCGCAAGCGGCTGGACCTGTCGCCGGGCGACTCGGCATGGGTGCTGTTCAGCGCGTTTTCCGTGATCCTCACGCCCTAG
- a CDS encoding putative sulfate/molybdate transporter yields MTARFNRMEWAGAVGDLGTLLPLAFAMIMMNGLSPTGLFLSVGLYYIAAGMYFRVPVAVQPMKVVSAYAIAQTLSPQSITASGILLAATLLILGLTGLVDRVSRLTPKSVIRGVQLTTGVLLLAKGVSLVMGTHAFQLSRQAVEPFLAMQHLGPIPMSLIMGAIFGVATLFLLDNRRFPAGIVVVGVGALVGGALGAWQELAKVSPGLHLPDILPFGLPEGPDFSLALLVLVLPQVPMTLGNAVIANRDLSHEYFGEQASRVTDRALCVSMGLANVLAALIGGMPLCHGAGGLAAHYRFGARTNGSNLIVGTMFVVLALLLGTGAVAVLHLIPLGALGVLLIFAGAELAMTVRDMEERQDMFVVAVMLGIALAANLAWGFAVGICLHYLLRSDRFTV; encoded by the coding sequence ATGACAGCACGATTCAACCGCATGGAATGGGCCGGAGCCGTGGGAGACCTCGGAACCCTGTTGCCTCTCGCCTTTGCCATGATCATGATGAACGGCCTGTCCCCTACCGGACTGTTTCTCTCCGTGGGGCTCTACTACATTGCCGCGGGCATGTATTTCCGCGTTCCCGTGGCCGTACAGCCCATGAAGGTCGTCTCGGCCTATGCCATTGCCCAGACCCTGAGTCCGCAGAGCATCACGGCCTCGGGCATTCTTCTGGCCGCGACCCTGCTGATTCTCGGTCTGACGGGACTGGTGGACCGCGTTTCCCGGCTCACGCCCAAAAGCGTGATCCGCGGCGTGCAGCTCACCACGGGTGTACTTCTGCTGGCCAAGGGCGTGTCGCTGGTCATGGGCACCCATGCGTTCCAGCTGAGCCGACAGGCCGTTGAACCCTTTCTGGCCATGCAGCACCTCGGCCCGATTCCCATGAGCCTGATCATGGGCGCGATCTTCGGCGTAGCCACCCTGTTTCTGCTGGACAACAGGCGATTTCCGGCAGGCATCGTGGTGGTGGGCGTAGGCGCACTGGTCGGCGGGGCACTGGGAGCATGGCAGGAACTGGCCAAGGTTTCCCCGGGCCTGCATCTGCCCGACATCCTGCCCTTTGGCCTGCCCGAAGGTCCGGATTTTTCTCTGGCCCTGCTCGTGCTTGTCCTGCCGCAGGTGCCCATGACGCTGGGCAATGCGGTCATCGCCAACCGCGACCTGAGCCATGAATACTTCGGCGAGCAGGCATCGCGGGTCACGGACCGCGCATTGTGCGTGAGCATGGGGCTGGCCAACGTGCTGGCCGCGCTGATCGGGGGCATGCCCCTGTGCCACGGCGCAGGGGGACTGGCCGCGCACTATCGTTTCGGCGCGCGCACCAACGGCTCGAACCTGATCGTGGGAACCATGTTCGTGGTTCTGGCCCTGCTCCTCGGAACCGGGGCCGTGGCCGTGCTGCACCTGATCCCGCTGGGCGCGCTCGGCGTGCTCCTCATCTTTGCCGGAGCCGAACTCGCCATGACCGTCCGGGACATGGAGGAGCGACAGGACATGTTCGTGGTGGCAGTCATGCTGGGCATTGCTCTGGCCGCCAATCTGGCCTGGGGATTCGCCGTGGGCATCTGCCTGCACTACCTGCTCAGGTCGGACCGTTTCACCGTATAA
- a CDS encoding uridine kinase — protein MGKLIKEQEEKGRLHIDTPLMGESLVGKDLLRKTEADEYFRMQPDVNVLKIGGQSIMDRGAKALLPILDELIRAKDEHKLILMTGGGTRARHVYNIGVDLGMPTGVLSKLGDKVSWQNAEMLSVLLAKHGGVKIGHGDHLEQLTMYCQLGYLPITYGIPPYGFFEHPAELGSIPPHRTDSGAFLLAENIGAKSLIYLKDEKGLYENDPKKAKDIDALKYFDRIHVDELIAMDLDDLIVERPVLTFLKNAKCLKEFQIIDALRHPEHISAALNGEHVGTIIYK, from the coding sequence ATGGGCAAGCTCATCAAGGAACAGGAAGAAAAAGGCAGGCTGCACATCGATACTCCGCTCATGGGCGAATCCCTGGTGGGCAAGGACCTGCTTCGCAAGACCGAGGCGGACGAGTATTTCCGCATGCAGCCGGACGTGAACGTGCTCAAGATCGGCGGGCAGTCCATCATGGACCGGGGCGCCAAGGCCCTGCTGCCCATTCTGGACGAGCTGATCAGGGCCAAGGACGAGCACAAGCTCATCCTGATGACCGGCGGTGGCACCCGCGCCCGCCACGTCTACAACATCGGCGTGGACCTCGGCATGCCCACGGGCGTGCTGTCCAAACTCGGGGACAAGGTGTCGTGGCAGAACGCGGAAATGCTCTCCGTGCTGCTGGCCAAGCACGGGGGCGTGAAGATCGGCCACGGCGACCATCTGGAACAGCTCACCATGTACTGCCAGCTCGGTTACCTGCCCATCACCTACGGCATCCCGCCCTACGGATTCTTCGAGCATCCCGCGGAACTCGGGTCCATCCCGCCGCACCGCACCGACTCGGGCGCATTTCTGCTGGCCGAAAACATCGGCGCGAAATCCCTGATCTACCTGAAGGATGAAAAGGGGCTGTACGAAAACGACCCCAAAAAGGCGAAAGACATCGATGCGCTGAAGTATTTCGACCGCATCCACGTGGACGAACTCATTGCCATGGACCTGGATGACCTGATCGTGGAACGCCCGGTGCTCACGTTCCTGAAGAACGCGAAATGCCTGAAGGAATTCCAGATAATCGACGCCCTCCGCCATCCCGAACACATCTCCGCCGCCCTGAACGGCGAGCATGTGGGCACCATCATCTACAAATAG
- a CDS encoding MJ1477/TM1410 family putative glycoside hydrolase, whose protein sequence is MGRACFWPFCWGGVLLLAASSASAADNAGKASPRQRLASARTWGYWLQAPDLNALGRAGLDLVVVDYSRTGRDEDRFTREEIAGLRDAGTLVLAYFSVGEAETYRFYWEEEWADDPPGFMGPENPDWPGNFKVRYWKRSWWTVLKAYLDRIAEAGFDGVYLDIVDAYWFWGSQDDSLTMRADDMVRLIGRVAKYGRKAAGRDFLVVMQNGLGIVEHASESRQRDLLASIDGVGVESLFFNTTAEDAAYRIRLLARYAEHGSKLMNVEYVPAADMERYCVDARGTGLPMLLYRADPDRMLDELVPQK, encoded by the coding sequence ATCGGGAGAGCCTGTTTCTGGCCTTTCTGCTGGGGGGGAGTCCTGCTTCTGGCCGCGAGTTCGGCGAGTGCTGCGGACAATGCCGGAAAAGCCTCGCCCCGTCAGAGGCTGGCTTCGGCGCGAACGTGGGGCTATTGGCTTCAGGCTCCGGATCTGAATGCGCTTGGGCGGGCCGGGCTTGATCTCGTGGTGGTGGACTATTCCCGGACCGGCAGGGACGAGGATCGGTTCACGCGTGAGGAGATCGCCGGGTTGCGGGATGCGGGCACGCTGGTGCTGGCCTACTTTTCCGTGGGCGAGGCCGAAACCTATCGTTTCTACTGGGAAGAGGAGTGGGCCGATGATCCGCCCGGGTTTATGGGACCGGAAAACCCGGACTGGCCCGGGAACTTCAAGGTCCGGTACTGGAAACGGTCGTGGTGGACCGTGCTCAAGGCGTATCTGGACCGCATTGCCGAGGCCGGGTTCGATGGCGTGTATCTGGATATCGTGGACGCGTACTGGTTCTGGGGCTCGCAGGACGACTCCCTGACCATGCGCGCGGACGACATGGTTCGGCTGATCGGGCGCGTGGCCAAATACGGGCGCAAGGCCGCGGGCCGGGATTTTCTGGTGGTCATGCAGAACGGACTGGGCATCGTGGAGCACGCCTCCGAATCCCGGCAGCGCGATCTGCTGGCGAGCATCGACGGGGTGGGCGTGGAAAGCCTGTTCTTCAACACCACGGCAGAGGATGCGGCCTATCGCATTCGGCTGCTTGCCCGTTATGCGGAGCATGGCAGCAAGCTCATGAACGTGGAATACGTGCCTGCCGCAGACATGGAGCGGTATTGCGTGGACGCGCGGGGAACCGGGCTGCCCATGCTGCTGTACCGGGCCGATCCGGATCGGATGCTGGACGAACTGGTTCCGCAGAAATGA
- a CDS encoding CsgG/HfaB family protein — MLPLVNLTAHPQAGRAVGDILTTELYATGKFTILERTAIIERILDDETDLDFVMTSAVARRIGKDLGAGLVIFGSVSEYRYMRGIDQNPAAGMNLRMLDVDTGEILWAASSSRSSGWYRISLNQICQEACRDMVADLVATRVP, encoded by the coding sequence GTGCTGCCGCTGGTCAACCTGACCGCGCACCCGCAGGCCGGCCGCGCCGTAGGCGACATTCTGACCACGGAATTGTACGCCACGGGGAAATTCACCATTCTGGAACGCACCGCCATCATCGAACGAATTCTGGATGACGAGACCGATCTGGATTTCGTCATGACCTCGGCCGTGGCCCGGCGCATCGGCAAGGACCTCGGCGCGGGACTGGTCATATTCGGGTCCGTGTCGGAATACCGCTACATGCGCGGCATCGACCAGAACCCGGCCGCCGGAATGAATCTGCGCATGCTGGACGTGGATACCGGGGAAATCCTGTGGGCGGCCAGTTCGTCGCGTTCCTCGGGCTGGTACCGCATCTCCCTGAATCAGATATGTCAGGAAGCGTGCCGTGACATGGTCGCAGACCTTGTTGCCACGCGCGTACCCTGA
- a CDS encoding polysaccharide deacetylase family protein, protein MQQGRIAAALGVIAITTLLTFLPCVHAGDGLVPVKRAVLAVYDSSQGVDAETNLFRLGLQMPANHLGCTTDYLDLARQPLPGDEAMQQYRGVISVFVADEITNADEYLRWLLKHMKNGVRLIVLGYLGTIEAGGQDVDPKLPKQVFAALGLDYAPGQTTASFSLRYDKVNQELAEFERKLPEFPPMHINIRPAGEAEAWVSVSRDKVADSSSSVIAVTNHGAFALSGYIHWQDPVTFKRQWYLDPFTLLRKGLGLQGHPAPTPATLNGLRAAFSHIDADGFAGWTEVDKHKNCAEVIRDQILTRYDVPITASVIVAEVNPENAGTDELAALARDIFSLPNIEPASHSWTHPFYWRPELRTEKVKGYELNAFTTDDYSLNAEREIVESAAYITRELCPPGKPCRITLWTGDCRPTAQQIAISDKAGLLNMNGGDTVMDAERNSLFNVAPLYRNMDGRHQIFTGQANENILTDLWTGPFFGFRSITTTMARTGFPRRISPIDIYYHFYSAEKIASLQALKDVYDWALKQPVAWMFTSDYIRMVQGFIKAKCARARNGAWIVSDYGDCLTVRFDRTDKVPDLSHCRNVLGFDRQPEGLFVHLKPGTERAVIALGGPDTINDTPHLKRATGRISEIRSTGSVIQVDYSGWGTGEIVLGGLKPGTMFHVDTGKRMLKLVPHENGELRIPEVTTRTLELVRQ, encoded by the coding sequence ATGCAACAGGGCCGAATTGCCGCTGCATTGGGCGTGATCGCCATCACGACGCTTCTGACGTTTCTTCCTTGCGTCCATGCCGGGGACGGACTCGTCCCGGTCAAACGCGCCGTGCTTGCCGTGTATGACAGCTCGCAGGGCGTGGACGCGGAAACCAACCTGTTCCGCCTCGGCCTGCAAATGCCAGCCAACCATCTCGGCTGCACCACGGATTATCTGGACCTTGCCAGACAGCCCCTGCCCGGGGATGAAGCCATGCAGCAATACCGGGGCGTGATCTCGGTCTTCGTGGCCGACGAAATAACCAATGCCGACGAATATCTGCGCTGGCTGCTCAAACACATGAAAAACGGTGTCCGCCTGATCGTGCTGGGCTACCTCGGGACCATCGAGGCCGGCGGACAGGACGTGGACCCGAAGCTGCCGAAACAGGTGTTCGCGGCTCTCGGCTTGGATTACGCGCCGGGGCAGACCACGGCCTCGTTTTCGCTGCGATACGACAAGGTGAACCAAGAACTGGCGGAATTCGAACGCAAGCTGCCGGAATTCCCGCCCATGCACATCAACATCCGCCCCGCAGGCGAGGCCGAGGCATGGGTTTCGGTCAGCCGCGACAAGGTGGCGGATTCCTCCAGTTCCGTAATCGCGGTCACGAACCACGGCGCATTCGCCCTGAGCGGATACATCCACTGGCAGGACCCGGTCACGTTCAAGCGGCAATGGTATCTCGATCCGTTCACGTTGCTGCGCAAGGGCCTCGGCCTGCAAGGTCATCCCGCTCCGACCCCCGCCACGCTGAACGGCCTGCGCGCGGCCTTTTCCCATATCGACGCAGACGGATTCGCAGGCTGGACCGAGGTGGACAAGCACAAGAACTGCGCCGAAGTCATCCGGGACCAAATACTGACCCGATACGACGTGCCCATCACGGCCTCCGTGATCGTGGCCGAGGTCAATCCGGAAAATGCGGGAACCGACGAACTGGCAGCACTGGCCAGGGACATCTTTTCCCTGCCCAACATCGAGCCCGCATCCCATTCATGGACGCATCCGTTCTACTGGCGGCCGGAATTGCGTACGGAAAAAGTCAAGGGATACGAACTCAACGCATTCACGACCGACGACTACTCCCTGAACGCGGAAAGGGAGATCGTGGAATCAGCCGCATACATCACCCGGGAACTCTGCCCCCCGGGCAAGCCCTGCCGGATCACTCTCTGGACCGGGGACTGCCGCCCCACGGCACAGCAGATCGCCATCAGCGACAAGGCCGGGCTCCTGAACATGAACGGCGGAGACACGGTCATGGACGCGGAACGAAACTCCCTTTTCAACGTGGCCCCGCTCTATCGCAACATGGACGGTCGCCATCAGATATTCACGGGACAGGCCAACGAAAACATCCTGACCGACCTCTGGACCGGGCCGTTCTTCGGATTCCGCTCCATAACCACGACCATGGCCCGCACCGGCTTTCCGCGCCGCATTTCGCCCATCGACATCTACTACCATTTCTACAGCGCGGAAAAGATCGCCTCCCTGCAGGCACTGAAGGACGTGTACGACTGGGCCCTGAAACAGCCCGTGGCCTGGATGTTCACCTCGGACTACATCCGCATGGTTCAGGGATTCATCAAGGCGAAATGCGCACGCGCCCGAAACGGAGCGTGGATCGTCTCGGACTACGGCGACTGCCTGACCGTGCGCTTCGACCGGACCGACAAGGTGCCTGACCTATCGCACTGCCGCAATGTGCTGGGATTCGACAGACAGCCCGAAGGTCTGTTCGTGCATCTCAAGCCCGGAACCGAAAGGGCCGTGATCGCGCTCGGTGGACCGGACACGATCAACGACACGCCGCACCTCAAGCGCGCCACAGGCCGGATTTCGGAAATCCGCAGCACGGGCAGCGTGATTCAGGTGGACTACTCGGGCTGGGGCACAGGAGAAATCGTGCTGGGCGGTCTGAAGCCCGGAACCATGTTCCATGTGGACACGGGCAAACGGATGCTCAAGCTCGTTCCGCACGAAAACGGCGAGCTGCGCATTCCCGAAGTCACCACGCGCACGCTTGAACTGGTGCGGCAATGA
- a CDS encoding tetratricopeptide repeat protein, with protein sequence MNVRHWQVLCFVAAVITASLLAFPFRRDLIQLYLDSGDITTAASVMEEVLHDDPDNYALLLQAAKINFMLGRPDQAITALEKALRQKPHNLNALRTLAQYREWNVQPMQAANVYERIAEVRPTAEIYRKLVGFYRYFGEREKEYRAIARLIGMTAEEKTEGAPRFIRALAPDLNRLAALELDDESTPYQDFLMQRLFILDERYRLETQEPSGPDVEQFAIWAGELYMATDNLDMGRAFATRLDTARGGATARLALASVLRWNGRYADALPLLTEIRAEQPDNLEVIQTLAQVGRDAGNYEVAAGALEDLSERDPGNSQIRRDLISVYMEGGMFERAVAVLRTFMNTMADAAQYLHAFLNAALFSGSREALEAAAEQSERFDITDPAMLRTRGEIYLALEQAGDAYPLLREVAVKRDGRPDDLSLLIDAAGATDDPALVLDALTLALRYRPDDPAIVRAAADSYNAADRPDKAYGLIRKIVLKTKAPDDARRMLEYAGYTGKAEPVTQAVATVRRLFPDSLQLTELAGEVSLWTRPPAQAYPLFRRAVELTGRDKARIMRMIEVASFSGKASLFRDAVFLARELRPEDRELAFYAAEIHASEGDKVKLADLMRVFAKNIRHNRALLEKWAVYAESAGLNEEAYHLFSQLFEDHPDSSKYRDAKIRLAEYTDRPDVAASLLAPQSDASPRNFDLAMRTGRAFLGAGLPPEALRYFRRAAGIRPADEDAALAMLEAQAAGGDFAKAIEYYETLARKRQLTEEERIFLAEAHVNAGQPERALNLLAEYADATDSQPRGALVLARAMALTGKGRKARRLFRQLARAQANNAEFLILAGSESLYLGMAEIAADMFDRALRLVPGDIRAMKGMAIAYADYGQEHRAERAFRSYLKKYPGDADAHLRLAELYGRIGKPSLALRQSKTAERLLAEQKRATQFRKP encoded by the coding sequence ATGAACGTCCGCCATTGGCAGGTGCTCTGCTTCGTGGCCGCCGTGATCACGGCCTCCCTGCTCGCCTTTCCGTTCCGGCGCGACCTGATCCAGCTCTATCTCGACAGCGGAGACATCACCACCGCAGCCTCGGTCATGGAAGAGGTGCTGCACGATGATCCGGACAACTACGCCCTGCTGCTTCAGGCCGCGAAAATCAATTTCATGCTCGGCAGGCCGGATCAGGCCATCACCGCGCTGGAAAAGGCCCTGCGGCAGAAACCGCACAACCTGAACGCACTCCGCACACTGGCGCAATACCGGGAATGGAACGTCCAGCCCATGCAGGCGGCAAACGTGTACGAACGCATTGCCGAGGTAAGACCCACTGCCGAAATCTACCGCAAGCTCGTCGGGTTCTACCGCTACTTCGGGGAACGGGAAAAGGAATACCGCGCCATTGCCCGGCTCATCGGGATGACGGCCGAGGAAAAGACAGAGGGCGCTCCCCGATTCATCAGGGCCCTTGCCCCGGACCTGAATCGACTCGCGGCTCTGGAGCTGGATGACGAATCCACTCCCTATCAGGACTTTCTCATGCAGCGGCTCTTCATCCTCGACGAACGATACAGGCTGGAAACCCAAGAACCTTCGGGGCCGGACGTGGAACAGTTCGCGATCTGGGCCGGAGAGCTGTACATGGCCACGGACAATCTGGACATGGGCCGGGCATTTGCCACCCGTCTGGATACGGCCCGGGGCGGAGCCACCGCACGGCTGGCCCTCGCCTCGGTCCTGCGCTGGAACGGACGATACGCCGACGCCCTGCCCCTGCTGACCGAAATCCGCGCGGAACAGCCCGACAATCTGGAGGTCATACAGACTCTGGCTCAGGTCGGACGCGACGCCGGCAACTACGAGGTTGCGGCAGGCGCTCTTGAAGACCTTTCCGAACGCGATCCCGGGAACAGCCAGATCCGGCGCGACCTGATCAGCGTGTACATGGAAGGCGGCATGTTCGAACGCGCCGTGGCCGTGCTCCGCACCTTCATGAACACCATGGCCGATGCAGCGCAGTATCTGCACGCCTTTCTGAACGCGGCCCTGTTCTCGGGCAGCCGGGAAGCACTGGAAGCCGCGGCCGAACAATCCGAACGGTTCGACATCACCGACCCGGCCATGCTGCGCACGCGCGGGGAAATATATCTGGCGCTGGAGCAGGCCGGGGACGCGTATCCGCTGTTGCGCGAAGTGGCCGTGAAACGCGACGGCCGCCCGGACGATCTGTCCCTGCTCATCGACGCGGCCGGGGCAACGGACGATCCGGCTCTGGTGCTGGACGCCCTGACGCTGGCCCTGCGCTATCGGCCCGACGATCCGGCAATCGTGCGTGCGGCCGCAGACAGCTACAATGCGGCAGACCGACCGGACAAGGCGTACGGCCTGATTCGAAAGATCGTGCTCAAGACCAAGGCGCCGGACGATGCCCGACGCATGCTCGAATACGCAGGCTACACGGGCAAAGCCGAACCTGTCACGCAGGCCGTGGCCACGGTGCGCCGCCTGTTCCCGGACAGCCTGCAACTCACGGAACTGGCCGGTGAAGTCAGCCTGTGGACCCGGCCTCCGGCACAGGCATACCCCCTGTTCCGTCGGGCCGTGGAACTGACCGGCAGGGACAAGGCCCGCATCATGCGCATGATCGAGGTGGCCTCGTTTTCCGGAAAGGCCTCCCTGTTTCGCGACGCGGTCTTTCTGGCGCGCGAGCTGCGCCCCGAGGATCGGGAACTGGCATTCTATGCCGCGGAAATTCACGCGTCCGAAGGAGACAAGGTCAAGCTGGCCGACCTGATGCGCGTGTTTGCCAAAAACATCCGCCACAATCGCGCGCTCCTGGAAAAATGGGCCGTGTACGCCGAGAGCGCAGGCCTGAACGAAGAGGCGTACCACCTGTTCAGCCAGCTTTTCGAGGACCATCCGGACTCCTCGAAATATCGGGACGCGAAAATCAGGCTGGCCGAATACACGGACCGCCCGGACGTGGCCGCAAGCCTGCTTGCCCCCCAATCCGACGCCAGCCCCCGAAATTTCGATCTGGCCATGCGCACGGGCCGGGCCTTTCTGGGCGCGGGACTACCTCCCGAGGCCCTGCGCTATTTCCGCCGGGCCGCAGGCATTCGCCCTGCGGACGAAGACGCAGCCCTTGCCATGCTCGAAGCCCAGGCAGCAGGCGGCGACTTTGCCAAGGCCATCGAATATTATGAAACACTGGCTCGAAAACGCCAACTCACCGAAGAGGAACGGATTTTCCTTGCCGAAGCCCATGTGAATGCAGGCCAGCCCGAACGCGCGCTGAACCTGCTGGCCGAGTATGCGGACGCAACCGACTCGCAGCCGCGCGGCGCACTGGTACTGGCACGGGCCATGGCCCTGACTGGCAAGGGGCGCAAGGCCCGCAGACTGTTCCGCCAACTGGCGCGGGCACAGGCAAACAACGCGGAATTCCTGATTCTGGCCGGATCGGAGTCCCTGTATCTGGGCATGGCGGAAATCGCGGCGGACATGTTCGACCGCGCGCTCAGGCTGGTTCCCGGCGACATCCGGGCCATGAAGGGAATGGCCATTGCCTACGCGGATTACGGACAGGAACATCGAGCGGAACGAGCCTTCCGCAGCTATCTGAAGAAATACCCGGGGGATGCCGATGCCCACCTTCGGCTGGCCGAACTCTACGGCAGGATAGGCAAACCGTCCCTTGCCCTGCGCCAGTCAAAAACAGCCGAACGGTTGCTTGCCGAGCAAAAGCGGGCTACACAGTTTCGAAAACCATAA